From a single Rutidosis leptorrhynchoides isolate AG116_Rl617_1_P2 chromosome 5, CSIRO_AGI_Rlap_v1, whole genome shotgun sequence genomic region:
- the LOC139848175 gene encoding uncharacterized protein — translation MANLYVQASPPTDLNRNTEWFTYPGVWTTYILILFFAWLVVLSVFGCSPGMAWTTVNLSHAVLTYQFFHWKKGTPFADDQGIYNRLTWWEQIDSGKQLTRNRKFLTLVPVVLYLIASHTTDYQNPMLFFNTVAVFVLVVAKFPNMHKVRIFGINAEQ, via the exons ATGGCCAATTTGTACGTACAAGCGTCGCCACCAACGGATCTGAATAGAAACACCGAGTGGTTCACTTACCCTGGCGTTTGGACCACTTACATACTCATCCTATTCTTTGCGTGGCTCGTTGTTCTGTCCGTTTTCGGTTGCTCTCCTGGCATGGCTTGGACCACTGTTAATCTGTCTCACGCTGTG TTGACATACCAGTTCTTTCACTGGAAAAAGGGAACACCATTTGCTGATGACCAGGGTATCTACAACAGATTGACCTGGTGGGAGCAAATTGACAGTGGCAAGCAGCTCACTCGCAATAGGAAGTTTCTAACTCTTGTCCCTGTGGTgct GTACTTAATAGCATCTCATACGACAGATTACCAGAACCCGATGCTGTTTTTCAACACAGTAGCAGTTTTTGTGCTAGTAGTTGCCAAGTTTCCAAACATGCACAAGGTCCGCATATTTGGTATCAATGCTGAACAGTGA